One genomic segment of Cronobacter turicensis z3032 includes these proteins:
- the ycgE gene encoding Uncharacterized HTH-type transcriptional regulator ycgE, translating into MSVLIVSEDPMAFYSIGEIAERCGINPVTLRAWQRRYGLLKPQRSEGGHRQFDEDDIQRIEEIKRWIKSGVPVGKVKALLDKDVVVAPEAWNVVQEEMMSVVRQARPATLRAKITALLRENAVDGLIDNVFLPVRHRLSLDQYTAPSMRSMMDGALIEYATLFLAEARKKTTKEALLMGWGNVDRARLWLEACRLAHQGWHIDLLAEPLDLPHPELFPNQHFFVWTDAPLTREQQERAAHWKAQGYAITFLTDQKPA; encoded by the coding sequence GTGTCGGTTTTGATCGTGAGTGAAGATCCTATGGCGTTTTACAGCATTGGCGAGATAGCAGAACGGTGCGGGATTAACCCCGTGACGCTTCGCGCCTGGCAGCGGCGCTATGGCCTGCTTAAACCCCAACGCAGCGAAGGCGGCCATCGCCAGTTCGATGAAGACGACATTCAGCGTATTGAAGAGATAAAACGCTGGATCAAAAGCGGCGTGCCCGTCGGCAAAGTGAAAGCGCTGCTCGATAAAGACGTCGTGGTGGCGCCCGAAGCGTGGAATGTGGTTCAGGAAGAGATGATGAGCGTGGTGCGTCAGGCGCGCCCGGCGACGCTTCGCGCCAAAATCACGGCGTTGCTGCGAGAAAACGCCGTGGACGGGCTTATCGATAACGTCTTCCTGCCGGTACGCCATCGGTTAAGCCTTGATCAATACACCGCACCGTCGATGCGCAGCATGATGGACGGCGCGCTTATCGAATACGCCACGCTGTTTCTTGCCGAAGCGCGCAAAAAAACCACCAAAGAAGCGCTGCTGATGGGCTGGGGCAATGTGGATCGCGCCCGCCTGTGGCTGGAAGCCTGCCGCCTTGCGCACCAGGGCTGGCATATTGACCTGCTGGCTGAGCCTCTTGATCTGCCGCACCCTGAGCTGTTCCCTAACCAGCACTTTTTCGTCTGGACCGATGCGCCGCTCACCCGCGAGCAGCAGGAGCGCGCCGCTCACTGGAAGGCGCAGGGGTATGCCATCACCTTTTTAACCGATCAGAAACCCGCGTAA
- the ycgF gene encoding Uncharacterized protein ycgF — MLTTIIYRSHICDDVPVTVLDEMVNAANNKNGQADVTGILLFNGRHFFQLLEGPEENVKAIYSAICADTRHYNLVELLCDYAPSRRFGKSGMELFDLRDYERDEVLQHVLNKGTSKYQLVYGDRALQFFQTFVEATEKENYFEIPPGDSWDFITEDDGVTAPATAAANSDSRFAFQPIIDPLAREVVSLEALLRTSDGAPPQTFFEGLEGEALYKADLKSKKTAFEIAGALRIGQQTLCVNLHPMTLVKIPGAVEYLVQEIQANGLVPDQVIVEFTESEVISRLDEFTDAIRQLKAAGLRVAIDHFGAGFAGLLLLAQFQPDRIKINRELIRDVHKSGPRQAIVQALIKCCASLEIAISAVGVEKAEEWMWLESAGITLFQGHLFAKPALGGIPAVAWPEKKFGL, encoded by the coding sequence ATGCTCACAACCATAATTTATCGCAGCCATATCTGCGACGACGTTCCGGTCACCGTACTGGACGAGATGGTGAATGCGGCGAACAACAAAAACGGCCAGGCTGATGTGACCGGCATTCTGCTCTTCAATGGCCGGCACTTTTTCCAGCTGCTTGAAGGCCCTGAAGAAAATGTGAAAGCTATCTACAGCGCCATCTGCGCCGATACGCGTCATTACAATCTGGTGGAGCTGCTGTGCGACTACGCGCCGTCGCGCCGCTTCGGTAAATCGGGCATGGAACTCTTTGATTTACGCGATTATGAGCGCGACGAAGTGCTCCAGCATGTGCTGAATAAAGGCACGTCGAAATACCAGCTGGTTTATGGCGACCGCGCGCTGCAGTTCTTCCAGACGTTTGTCGAAGCGACTGAAAAAGAAAACTATTTTGAGATCCCGCCGGGCGACAGCTGGGATTTCATCACCGAAGACGACGGCGTGACGGCGCCCGCGACCGCAGCTGCAAACAGCGACAGCCGCTTCGCGTTTCAGCCCATTATCGATCCGCTGGCGCGTGAAGTGGTCTCGCTGGAAGCGCTGTTGCGCACATCGGACGGCGCGCCGCCGCAGACCTTTTTCGAAGGGCTTGAGGGCGAGGCACTGTATAAAGCTGATTTGAAAAGCAAAAAAACGGCGTTTGAAATCGCAGGCGCGCTTCGTATCGGCCAGCAAACGCTGTGCGTAAACCTTCATCCGATGACGCTGGTGAAAATTCCGGGCGCGGTGGAGTATCTGGTGCAGGAAATTCAGGCCAACGGGCTGGTGCCGGATCAGGTGATTGTGGAATTCACGGAAAGCGAAGTGATTTCTCGTCTTGATGAGTTCACTGACGCGATTCGCCAGCTTAAGGCGGCGGGCCTGCGTGTGGCGATTGACCACTTTGGCGCGGGTTTCGCGGGTCTGCTGTTGCTGGCCCAGTTCCAGCCGGACCGCATCAAGATCAACCGCGAGCTTATCCGCGATGTCCATAAAAGCGGGCCTCGTCAGGCGATTGTGCAGGCGCTTATCAAATGCTGCGCGTCGCTGGAAATCGCGATTTCCGCGGTGGGCGTTGAGAAAGCCGAAGAGTGGATGTGGCTGGAATCTGCCGGTATTACCCTTTTTCAGGGACACCTTTTTGCCAAACCGGCGCTCGGCGGCATTCCTGCCGTGGCATGGCCTGAGAAAAAATTCGGCCTGTAA
- the ycgZ gene encoding Uncharacterized protein ycgZ yields the protein MRQNGYIPDTANAIARYFDKAALPTQQETLGQIVVEILRDGRLLNKKSICTKLLSRLEMASSVEEESHYQTLIGLLFDR from the coding sequence ATGCGTCAGAACGGTTACATTCCGGATACAGCTAATGCCATTGCCCGATACTTTGACAAAGCGGCTCTGCCGACTCAGCAAGAAACATTAGGGCAAATCGTCGTTGAGATCCTGCGCGACGGTCGTCTCCTGAATAAAAAGAGTATTTGCACCAAGTTACTTAGTCGTCTTGAAATGGCTTCAAGCGTTGAAGAAGAAAGTCATTATCAAACGCTGATCGGCCTGCTGTTCGATCGCTAA
- the ariR gene encoding Regulatory protein ariR, with the protein MSQVMLNPTDLQADLPDTALSEYFRNAGDMLAQEAALLGAVVSNILATDGHLTHKAIILQLIGVLETTDDVVMADVIRKTLEIVVDHTLDDI; encoded by the coding sequence ATGAGCCAGGTGATGCTTAACCCCACTGATTTGCAGGCGGATCTGCCCGACACGGCACTGTCTGAATATTTTCGTAATGCCGGTGACATGCTGGCTCAGGAAGCCGCCCTGCTGGGCGCTGTCGTGAGCAACATCCTCGCCACCGACGGTCACCTGACCCACAAAGCGATTATTTTACAGTTGATTGGCGTGCTGGAAACCACGGATGACGTGGTGATGGCCGACGTCATCCGCAAGACGCTGGAAATCGTTGTCGATCATACGCTGGACGACATCTGA
- a CDS encoding Arylesterase yields the protein MSTIKTQDGTQIYYKDWGAGKPVLFSHGWPLDADMWDSQMNFLAERGYRVIAFDRRGFGRSDQPWNGYNYDTFASDINDLIQALDLQDVTLVGFSMGGGDVARYIGKYGTTRIAALVLLGAVTPVFGKIGDYSQGVDLSVFDGIRDGLRKDRAQFISDFAATFYGTNAGQTVSEGVLTQTLNIALLASLKGTIDCVTAFSETDFRGDLQKVDVPTLVIHGSNDQVVPFESTGKVAAEMIANAELKVYDNGPHGFAVTHQDQLNDDLLAFLKSL from the coding sequence ATGAGCACAATCAAGACGCAGGACGGCACGCAGATCTATTACAAAGACTGGGGCGCAGGCAAACCGGTGCTGTTCAGCCACGGCTGGCCGCTGGATGCGGACATGTGGGACAGCCAGATGAATTTTCTGGCGGAGCGCGGCTACCGCGTGATTGCGTTTGACCGTCGCGGCTTCGGGCGTTCCGATCAGCCGTGGAACGGCTATAACTACGACACTTTTGCTTCTGACATTAACGACCTCATTCAGGCGCTGGATCTCCAGGACGTAACGCTGGTGGGTTTCTCTATGGGCGGCGGCGATGTGGCGCGCTATATCGGCAAATACGGCACCACACGCATTGCGGCGCTGGTGCTGCTGGGCGCGGTGACGCCGGTGTTCGGTAAGATCGGCGATTACAGCCAGGGCGTGGATCTTTCCGTCTTTGACGGTATTCGCGACGGCCTGCGCAAAGATCGCGCGCAGTTTATCAGTGATTTCGCCGCGACGTTCTACGGCACCAACGCAGGCCAGACGGTGTCGGAAGGCGTGCTGACCCAGACGCTGAATATCGCGCTGCTGGCCTCGCTGAAAGGAACTATCGACTGCGTCACCGCGTTCTCGGAAACCGACTTCCGCGGCGACCTGCAAAAAGTGGATGTGCCGACGCTTGTGATCCACGGCAGCAACGACCAGGTCGTGCCGTTTGAATCCACCGGTAAAGTGGCGGCAGAGATGATCGCTAATGCTGAACTGAAAGTGTACGACAACGGCCCGCACGGCTTTGCCGTCACGCATCAGGACCAGCTGAACGACGATCTGCTGGCGTTCCTGAAATCCCTTTAA
- the tar gene encoding Methyl-accepting chemotaxis protein II, which yields MTGRPGVFKNLSVAAKLFGGFSVLVGIIIIASAININQLSAISEHSDKEQLVNQLSNDLNNARRNRLIYQLTHEDKAAQANLTAINKMADKIKEGDKFTWEKDAGLLFQGLSAKVKEYSDARSNFIGLEGASIEQGKKVLEAARQSVFDEAANALRNSESLSKSSVNLLYFIEKARADAGVIVSSRGADGLQQLHADAQQALSSLAAIKTENTSAVAGSADTLQSALNTLASAVDTYSLALKNAKAGADNMTLVADKLNNATAELAQLQADKSSAKIAHVMYIVAIVALFSVVIGLFIAWLITRQMTSQIRYNLNVAERIAAGDLTTVIEAGSTDELGRLSAAMATMNQRLRELITQIKESVVYVASASSQISVGNTDLASRTEEQSAAVVETAASMEELTSTVKRNADNAREASTLANTAAQNARSGGQIVWDVVETMQNITDSSNKIKDIITVINGISFQTNILALNAAVEAARAGEQGRGFAVVAGEVRTLASRSAQAAKEIEGLIQESVDRVSSGSAMVNKAGETMKDIVSSVEGVSGIMTEISHASDEQSRGIDQISKAVSELDSTTQQNAALVQESSAAAASLEQQAGELSQLISRFRLGDAIVKKPAAKPLMAPTRTLAADGAGNWETF from the coding sequence ATGACAGGCAGACCCGGTGTTTTTAAAAATCTTTCCGTAGCAGCGAAGTTGTTTGGCGGCTTTTCAGTACTGGTCGGGATTATTATTATCGCTTCCGCCATTAATATTAATCAGCTTTCGGCTATCAGCGAGCACTCTGATAAAGAACAGCTGGTCAATCAGTTAAGCAATGACCTCAATAACGCCAGGCGTAACCGGCTGATTTATCAGTTGACGCATGAAGATAAGGCCGCGCAGGCGAATCTCACCGCTATTAATAAAATGGCGGACAAAATTAAAGAAGGCGATAAGTTCACCTGGGAAAAAGACGCAGGGCTGTTATTTCAGGGGCTGAGCGCGAAGGTTAAAGAGTACAGCGACGCACGCAGTAATTTTATCGGGCTGGAAGGCGCCAGTATTGAGCAGGGTAAAAAGGTACTGGAGGCAGCCCGGCAATCCGTGTTTGACGAGGCGGCTAACGCGCTGCGTAACAGTGAGTCGCTGTCCAAATCCAGCGTCAATCTGCTCTATTTTATCGAAAAAGCGCGGGCTGATGCGGGGGTCATTGTCTCCTCGCGTGGGGCAGACGGGCTACAGCAATTACATGCCGACGCGCAGCAGGCTTTATCTTCACTGGCGGCGATTAAAACCGAAAATACCTCTGCGGTCGCAGGCTCAGCCGATACGCTCCAGTCAGCGCTGAATACGCTGGCCAGCGCGGTCGATACCTATAGCCTCGCACTGAAAAACGCGAAGGCCGGGGCGGACAACATGACGCTTGTTGCCGACAAACTCAATAACGCCACTGCCGAACTGGCACAGCTCCAGGCGGATAAAAGCAGCGCCAAAATTGCGCATGTGATGTATATCGTTGCGATTGTCGCGCTCTTTTCGGTGGTTATCGGGCTGTTTATCGCCTGGCTGATTACGCGTCAGATGACCTCGCAGATCCGCTATAACCTGAACGTGGCGGAGCGTATCGCCGCAGGCGATCTGACAACGGTCATTGAAGCGGGTTCTACGGATGAGCTTGGCCGACTGAGCGCGGCGATGGCGACCATGAACCAGCGACTGCGCGAGCTGATTACCCAGATCAAAGAATCGGTGGTCTATGTCGCCTCGGCGTCTTCGCAGATTTCTGTCGGTAACACCGATCTGGCCTCGCGTACCGAGGAGCAGTCGGCCGCCGTCGTGGAAACCGCCGCCAGTATGGAAGAGTTAACCTCGACCGTAAAACGCAACGCCGATAACGCTCGCGAAGCCAGCACGCTGGCGAACACCGCCGCGCAGAACGCGCGCAGCGGCGGGCAGATTGTCTGGGATGTGGTCGAAACCATGCAGAACATTACTGACAGCTCGAACAAAATCAAAGACATCATCACGGTGATTAATGGCATCTCCTTCCAGACCAACATCCTGGCGCTGAACGCCGCGGTAGAAGCCGCGCGCGCCGGCGAACAAGGGCGCGGGTTCGCGGTGGTCGCAGGCGAAGTCAGAACGCTGGCCAGCCGCAGCGCGCAGGCCGCGAAAGAGATTGAGGGTCTGATTCAGGAATCCGTTGACCGCGTCAGCTCCGGCTCCGCGATGGTCAATAAAGCGGGCGAAACCATGAAGGATATCGTCTCCTCTGTGGAAGGCGTCAGCGGGATCATGACGGAAATCTCTCACGCCTCGGACGAACAGAGCCGCGGTATCGACCAGATAAGCAAAGCCGTGAGCGAGCTGGATTCCACGACCCAGCAGAACGCCGCGCTGGTGCAGGAATCCTCTGCCGCCGCCGCGTCGCTCGAACAACAGGCGGGTGAGCTGTCTCAGCTTATCTCACGCTTCCGCCTGGGCGACGCGATAGTGAAGAAACCAGCGGCGAAACCGCTCATGGCGCCAACGAGAACACTGGCTGCCGATGGCGCAGGAAACTGGGAAACCTTCTGA
- the tehA gene encoding Tellurite resistance protein tehA, translated as MHKKELPRKVLNLPAGYYGMVLGIIGMGFAWRYASTLWPVSPLIGNSFVVLAMIIWLLLSVAFVVRAVTFRESVLAELRHPVQSSFISLFPATTMLVAIGMTPWCRPVALALFFTGVAAQLCYGAWQSAGLWRGNHPGDATTPGLYLPTVANNFISAMACGALGFHDAGYVFLGAGVFSWLSLEPVILQRLRSAGSLPVPLRTSLGIQLAPALVACNAWLAVNGGEADVFAKMLFGYGLLQLLFMLRLMPWYLAQPFNPSFWSFSFGISALASTGLHLGHHSQNGFFAALAVPLFIFTNTIIALLLVKTALLLIQGKLLIRVEREPAPDCPEERM; from the coding sequence ATGCATAAAAAAGAATTACCCCGGAAGGTGCTTAACCTCCCGGCGGGCTACTACGGCATGGTGTTAGGCATTATCGGGATGGGCTTTGCCTGGCGTTACGCCAGCACCCTCTGGCCCGTCAGTCCGCTTATCGGCAACAGTTTCGTTGTGCTGGCGATGATTATCTGGCTGCTGTTAAGTGTGGCGTTTGTTGTTCGTGCCGTGACGTTTCGCGAGAGCGTGCTGGCGGAACTGCGCCACCCTGTGCAGAGCAGTTTTATCAGTCTCTTTCCCGCCACCACGATGCTGGTGGCCATTGGCATGACCCCCTGGTGTCGGCCCGTCGCGCTGGCGCTTTTCTTCACCGGCGTGGCGGCGCAACTTTGTTATGGCGCCTGGCAGTCCGCAGGGCTGTGGCGCGGCAACCATCCAGGCGACGCCACGACGCCGGGGCTTTACCTGCCTACTGTCGCGAATAATTTTATCAGCGCGATGGCGTGCGGCGCGCTGGGGTTTCATGATGCGGGATACGTATTCCTTGGGGCGGGCGTGTTCTCATGGCTGAGCCTTGAGCCTGTGATTTTACAGCGGCTGCGTAGCGCAGGTTCATTGCCTGTGCCGCTGCGAACCTCCCTGGGGATACAGCTGGCGCCTGCGCTGGTCGCCTGTAACGCCTGGCTTGCCGTTAACGGCGGCGAGGCGGATGTCTTCGCCAAAATGCTCTTTGGCTATGGCCTGTTGCAGTTGCTGTTTATGCTGCGGCTGATGCCCTGGTACCTGGCGCAGCCCTTTAACCCCTCGTTCTGGAGCTTCTCGTTCGGCATTTCAGCCCTGGCCAGCACAGGCCTTCATCTGGGTCATCACAGCCAGAATGGGTTTTTCGCAGCACTGGCCGTTCCGCTGTTTATTTTTACGAATACCATTATTGCGCTGCTGCTGGTGAAGACGGCTTTGCTGCTGATTCAGGGAAAACTGCTGATCCGTGTTGAGCGCGAGCCCGCGCCGGACTGCCCGGAAGAGAGAATGTGA